A window of Dorea formicigenerans contains these coding sequences:
- a CDS encoding homoserine dehydrogenase codes for MINIAVMGYGTVGSGVVEVIDTNGERIAQRIGDALNVKYVLDIRNFPEDPIQEKVIHDFETIISDDEIQIVVEVMGGIEPAYTFVKRSLLAGKCVVTSNKALVAKHGAELLSIAKEKNINFLFEASVGGGIPIIRPLNSSLTADEIEEITGILNGTTNYMLTKMFYEGADYASVLKEAQDNGYAERNPEADVEGYDACRKIAILSSLISGQQVDFEDIYCEGITKITVEDMRYAKAMGTTIKLLASSKTHAGRLGAMVAPCMLYPDHPLYNVNGVFNAIFVHGNVLGDAMFYGSGAGKLPTASAVVSDVVEAAKNLNRNVMTMWKEEKLRLEDKSSMKRRFFIRMKGNVEEKIEDIRYSFGDVEIVKVDGLDGEFGFVTPIMMEGDYDTRAKSYEDQILHMIRIED; via the coding sequence ATGATAAATATAGCAGTGATGGGGTATGGTACAGTTGGTTCAGGTGTCGTGGAAGTTATTGATACCAATGGTGAGCGCATTGCCCAGAGAATCGGGGATGCACTGAATGTAAAATATGTGTTGGACATCAGGAATTTTCCAGAAGATCCGATACAGGAAAAAGTAATTCATGATTTTGAGACAATTATCTCTGATGATGAGATCCAGATCGTTGTGGAAGTCATGGGAGGAATCGAACCAGCGTATACCTTTGTGAAAAGAAGCCTTCTTGCCGGAAAATGTGTCGTAACTTCCAATAAGGCACTTGTGGCAAAGCACGGTGCAGAATTGCTTTCTATTGCAAAAGAAAAGAACATAAATTTTCTGTTTGAGGCGAGTGTAGGCGGTGGTATTCCGATTATCCGTCCGCTTAATTCTTCACTGACAGCAGATGAGATTGAAGAAATTACCGGAATCCTCAATGGCACGACGAATTATATGTTGACGAAGATGTTCTATGAAGGAGCAGATTATGCTTCTGTATTAAAGGAAGCACAGGATAACGGATATGCAGAGCGAAATCCGGAGGCAGATGTAGAAGGATACGATGCCTGCAGAAAGATTGCAATTTTGTCATCTCTGATTTCCGGTCAGCAGGTAGATTTTGAAGATATTTACTGTGAAGGAATTACAAAGATTACAGTAGAAGATATGAGATATGCAAAGGCTATGGGAACTACAATCAAGCTTTTGGCTTCCAGCAAGACACATGCCGGAAGACTTGGCGCGATGGTCGCACCTTGCATGCTTTATCCGGATCACCCGCTTTACAATGTAAATGGTGTTTTCAATGCAATTTTCGTTCATGGAAATGTCTTGGGAGATGCGATGTTCTATGGAAGCGGGGCAGGAAAACTTCCAACAGCAAGTGCTGTTGTATCCGATGTTGTGGAAGCGGCTAAGAACCTGAACCGCAATGTGATGACTATGTGGAAAGAAGAGAAACTCCGTCTGGAAGATAAATCTTCCATGAAGAGACGATTCTTTATCCGTATGAAAGGGAACGTGGAGGAGAAGATTGAAGATATCCGTTATTCCTTTGGGGATGTTGAAATCGTGAAGGTTGACGGTCTGGACGGAGAGTTTGGATTTGTGACTCCAATCATGATGGAAGGTGATTATGATACAAGAGCGAAGAGTTATGAAGACCAGATTCTTCATATGATTCGTATTGAAGATTAG
- the prfB gene encoding peptide chain release factor 2 (programmed frameshift): MIELEQYKGIMNSYEEPLAEMRDSLDISGKENRVEELERKIEEPGFWDAPEESQKIMKELKDLQEHLKVIHALYSEYDDICTLIEMVDEEEDRSMVKEIEKDIAHFEEDFEKLRIETLLSGEYDSCNAIMTLHAGTGGTEACDWVNMLYRMYTRWFQTKGFSVQVLDYLDGDITGIKNITFEVVGDNAYGYLKSEKGVHRLVRISPFNSAGKRQTSFASCDVVPDIEEDIDIDILEDDLKIDTYRASGAGGQHVNKTSSAIRITHLPTGIVVQCQNERSQHHNKEKAMQMLKAKLKLLQEQEQAEKVSDIRGEVKDIGFGNQIRSYVMQPYTLVKDHRTNVENGNVTAVLDGDLDMFINAYLKYVSGGEKGGTV; encoded by the exons GTGATTGAATTAGAACAGTATAAGGGAATTATGAACTCCTATGAAGAACCTCTTGCCGAAATGAGGGATTCACTT GACATTTCCGGCAAAGAGAACAGGGTTGAGGAACTGGAACGTAAGATAGAAGAACCGGGATTCTGGGATGCGCCGGAAGAATCACAAAAAATCATGAAAGAATTAAAAGATCTTCAGGAACATTTGAAAGTGATCCATGCATTATATTCGGAGTATGATGATATCTGTACACTGATTGAGATGGTTGATGAAGAGGAAGACCGCTCGATGGTGAAGGAAATTGAAAAGGATATTGCTCATTTTGAGGAAGATTTTGAAAAACTCAGAATTGAGACATTGTTATCAGGAGAATATGATTCCTGCAATGCGATTATGACATTACATGCCGGAACAGGCGGAACGGAGGCATGTGACTGGGTGAACATGCTGTACCGTATGTATACCAGGTGGTTTCAGACAAAAGGATTTTCGGTTCAGGTACTGGACTATCTGGATGGAGATATTACCGGAATAAAAAATATTACATTTGAAGTAGTTGGAGACAATGCCTATGGCTATCTGAAATCAGAAAAAGGTGTACATCGGCTTGTGAGAATTTCGCCATTTAATTCAGCGGGAAAGAGACAGACTTCTTTTGCTTCCTGCGATGTGGTGCCGGATATTGAAGAAGACATTGATATTGATATTTTAGAGGATGATCTGAAAATTGATACCTATCGTGCAAGCGGGGCTGGCGGACAACATGTCAATAAGACATCTTCTGCAATCCGAATCACGCATTTGCCGACAGGAATTGTAGTTCAATGCCAGAATGAAAGGTCACAGCATCATAATAAAGAAAAAGCTATGCAGATGTTGAAGGCAAAATTAAAGCTGCTGCAGGAGCAGGAACAGGCAGAAAAAGTATCAGATATCCGGGGAGAAGTAAAAGACATCGGATTCGGTAATCAGATAAGGTCCTATGTTATGCAGCCATACACGTTGGTAAAAGACCACAGAACGAATGTGGAAAATGGCAATGTTACGGCGGTTCTTGACGGAGATCTTGATATGTTTATAAACGCCTATTTAAAATATGTATCAGGCGGTGAAAAGGGAGGAACGGTATGA
- the secA gene encoding preprotein translocase subunit SecA → MGLLQKIFGTHSENELKRIYPIVDEIEALGPQMEQLSDEELKNKTQEFKSRLKGTETLDDILPEAFAVVREAAGRTLGMKHYRVQLIGGIILHQGRISEMKTGEGKTLVSTLPAYLNALTGEGVHIVTVNDYLAKRDAEWMGQVHEFLGLTVGVVLNSMDNDERRAAYNCDITYVTNNELGFDYLRDNMVIYKEQLVQRGLKYAIIDEVDSVLIDEARTPLIISGQSDKSTKLYEACDILARQLEKGEASGEFSKMNAIMGEDIEETGDFIVNEKEKNINLTEDGVKKVEKFFHIENLADPENLEIQHNIILALRAHNLMFRDQDYVVKDDEVLIVDEFTGRIMPGRRYSDGLHQAIEAKEHVKVKRESKTLATITFQNLFNKFEKKAGMTGTALTEEKEFREIYGMDVIEIPTNRPVARKDLEDAVYKTKKEKFNAVCDEIEKAHANHQPVLVGTITIETSELLSSMLKRRGIKHNVLNAKYHELEAEIVAQAGIHDAVTIATNMAGRGTDIKLDDESREAGGLKIIGTERHESRRIDNQLRGRSGRQGDPGESRFYISLEDDLMRLFGSERLMQVFETLGVEEGEQIEHKMLSSAIEKAQQKIESNNFAIRKNLLEYDQVMNEQREIIYEERRRVLDGENMRDSIFHMINDYIENTVDAEVSVDQDYEDWDLIELNRVIGAVIPMAPVTPDDVKGMGQKELKHLLKERAAKAYEAKEAEFPEPEHIRELERVVLLKVIDAKWMDHIDDMDQLRQGIGLQAYGNRDPKVEYKMLGYDMFGEMTQAITETTVRTLMHVRIEQKAEREQVAKVTGTNKDDTALREPKKRENKKVYPNDPCPCGSGKKYKQCCGRNK, encoded by the coding sequence ATGGGCTTATTGCAAAAAATTTTTGGAACACATAGTGAAAATGAGTTAAAGCGTATCTATCCCATTGTAGATGAGATTGAAGCGTTGGGGCCGCAGATGGAGCAGCTTTCCGACGAGGAGCTTAAGAATAAGACACAGGAATTTAAGAGCCGTCTGAAAGGCACAGAGACACTGGATGATATTCTGCCGGAGGCGTTTGCAGTTGTGCGTGAGGCGGCAGGACGTACACTTGGCATGAAGCATTACAGAGTACAGTTGATCGGAGGAATTATTCTTCATCAGGGACGTATTTCTGAGATGAAGACTGGTGAAGGTAAGACACTGGTTTCTACACTTCCGGCTTATTTGAATGCATTGACCGGTGAGGGGGTGCATATTGTAACAGTCAACGACTATCTGGCAAAGCGTGATGCTGAGTGGATGGGACAGGTTCATGAGTTCCTGGGACTGACTGTCGGAGTTGTATTGAATAGCATGGATAATGATGAGAGACGTGCTGCATACAATTGCGATATTACTTATGTAACGAACAACGAACTCGGATTTGATTATCTGAGAGATAACATGGTTATTTATAAAGAGCAGCTCGTTCAGCGTGGACTGAAATATGCTATCATCGATGAGGTCGATTCCGTATTGATTGATGAGGCGAGAACACCACTGATCATTTCCGGTCAGAGTGATAAATCTACCAAGCTATATGAAGCATGCGATATTCTTGCGCGTCAGTTGGAAAAAGGCGAGGCGAGTGGTGAATTCAGTAAGATGAATGCCATTATGGGCGAGGATATTGAAGAGACTGGTGATTTTATCGTCAATGAAAAAGAGAAGAATATCAACCTGACAGAAGATGGTGTAAAGAAAGTTGAAAAGTTCTTTCATATTGAGAACCTGGCTGATCCGGAAAACCTGGAAATCCAGCATAATATTATCCTTGCGCTGCGTGCACATAATCTGATGTTCCGTGACCAGGATTATGTTGTAAAAGACGATGAAGTACTCATCGTTGACGAGTTTACCGGACGTATTATGCCGGGACGCCGTTATTCAGACGGACTTCATCAGGCAATCGAAGCAAAAGAGCATGTGAAGGTTAAGAGAGAAAGTAAGACATTGGCAACCATTACTTTCCAGAACTTGTTTAACAAATTTGAGAAGAAAGCCGGTATGACAGGTACAGCCCTTACTGAGGAGAAGGAGTTCCGTGAGATTTATGGAATGGATGTAATTGAGATTCCGACTAATCGTCCGGTTGCGAGAAAAGACTTGGAAGATGCCGTATATAAGACAAAGAAAGAAAAATTCAATGCAGTATGTGATGAAATTGAAAAAGCGCATGCAAATCATCAGCCAGTGCTTGTTGGTACAATTACAATTGAGACTTCTGAACTTTTAAGCAGTATGCTCAAACGAAGAGGAATTAAGCATAATGTATTGAATGCTAAGTATCATGAGCTGGAGGCTGAGATCGTGGCGCAGGCAGGTATTCACGATGCGGTCACAATCGCAACGAATATGGCCGGCCGTGGTACAGATATCAAGCTGGATGATGAGTCAAGAGAAGCCGGTGGATTAAAGATCATCGGTACTGAGCGTCACGAATCCAGACGTATTGATAACCAGTTACGTGGCCGTTCCGGCCGTCAGGGGGATCCGGGAGAATCTAGATTCTACATTTCTTTGGAAGATGACCTGATGAGACTGTTCGGTTCTGAGAGACTGATGCAGGTGTTTGAGACGCTTGGAGTAGAAGAAGGCGAGCAGATCGAGCATAAGATGCTTTCCAGTGCGATTGAGAAAGCTCAGCAGAAGATTGAGAGCAATAACTTTGCAATTCGTAAGAATCTGTTAGAGTACGACCAGGTTATGAATGAGCAGAGAGAAATCATCTACGAAGAGAGAAGACGTGTGCTGGATGGCGAGAATATGCGTGATTCCATCTTCCATATGATTAACGATTACATTGAGAATACTGTAGATGCTGAAGTTTCAGTAGATCAGGACTATGAGGACTGGGATCTGATTGAACTGAACCGTGTAATAGGAGCGGTCATTCCGATGGCACCGGTAACACCGGATGATGTCAAAGGTATGGGACAGAAAGAGCTGAAGCATCTGTTAAAAGAGCGCGCAGCAAAAGCGTATGAAGCAAAAGAAGCAGAGTTCCCGGAGCCGGAGCATATCCGTGAGCTGGAACGTGTCGTGCTTTTGAAAGTTATTGATGCAAAATGGATGGATCATATTGACGATATGGATCAGCTCCGTCAGGGAATCGGTCTTCAGGCTTACGGTAACCGTGACCCGAAGGTTGAGTATAAGATGCTTGGATATGATATGTTCGGCGAGATGACTCAGGCAATTACAGAGACAACAGTCAGAACTTTGATGCATGTAAGAATCGAGCAGAAAGCTGAGCGTGAGCAGGTCGCAAAAGTAACTGGAACCAATAAAGATGACACAGCTCTTCGTGAGCCGAAGAAGCGGGAAAACAAGAAGGTCTATCCAAATGACCCTTGCCCATGTGGAAGTGGTAAGAAGTACAAACAGTGCTGTGGAAGAAATAAATAA
- the hisA gene encoding phosphoribosylformimino-5-aminoimidazole carboxamide ribotide isomerase, whose product MHFRPCIDIHNGKVKQIVGGSLTDQGNQAKENFTASENADYYAKMYQKDGLIGGHVILLNPVSSEYYRETKAQAILALGAYPKGLQVGGGIHAENAEEFLEAGASHVIVTSYVFRDGKINWENMEKLKHAVGKENVVIDLSCRKKEDGYYIVTDRWQKFTDVKLTQEVLREIAGYCDEYLVHGVDVEGKSAGIDEELAKILGEFDMIPVTYAGGIASLEDIEHFRKKTGGKVDFTIGSALDLFGGHLPYEQIKKY is encoded by the coding sequence ATGCATTTCAGACCTTGTATAGACATACATAATGGAAAAGTCAAACAAATTGTAGGCGGTAGTCTTACTGATCAGGGCAATCAGGCAAAGGAAAATTTCACGGCCTCTGAAAATGCGGATTATTATGCAAAAATGTATCAGAAAGACGGACTTATAGGGGGACATGTGATACTTTTAAATCCGGTATCTTCAGAATATTATAGAGAAACGAAAGCACAGGCAATACTGGCACTTGGCGCATATCCAAAAGGACTTCAGGTGGGCGGTGGAATCCATGCCGAAAATGCAGAAGAGTTTCTGGAGGCGGGGGCAAGCCATGTGATCGTAACATCTTATGTGTTCCGCGACGGGAAGATAAATTGGGAAAATATGGAAAAACTTAAACATGCAGTGGGGAAAGAAAATGTTGTCATTGATTTGAGCTGCAGGAAAAAAGAAGACGGTTATTATATAGTGACAGACCGCTGGCAGAAGTTTACGGATGTAAAACTGACACAGGAAGTTTTAAGGGAAATTGCCGGATATTGCGATGAATATCTGGTGCATGGTGTGGATGTAGAAGGAAAATCAGCAGGAATTGATGAAGAGCTGGCAAAAATTCTTGGAGAGTTCGATATGATACCAGTGACTTATGCAGGAGGAATCGCAAGTCTTGAGGACATTGAACATTTTAGAAAAAAGACGGGTGGAAAAGTGGATTTTACAATAGGAAGTGCGCTGGATCTTTTTGGAGGACATCTTCCATATGAGCAGATTAAAAAATATTAG
- a CDS encoding fructose-bisphosphatase class III, protein MKDLEARYLERLSQLYPTIAKASTEIINLQAILNLPKGTEHFLTDIHGEYEAFSHVLKNGSGAVRRKIDEVFGNTMSSKDKKTLATLIYYPREKMELIKKKEENMEDWYKITLYRLIEICKRTSSKYSRSKVRKALPPEFAYVIEELITEKADVMDKESYYNSIVDTIIRIKRSEEFIVALSELIQRLTVDHLHIVGDIYDRGPGPHIIMDKLMGYHSMDIQWGNHDVLWMGAAAGQQGCVANVVRICARYANLEILEDGYGINLLPLATFALNTYRDDPCSCFELKDDPDYDPSETMLNMKMHKAISIIQFKIEGQIIKKNPGFKLEHRNLLHLIDYENGLIELDGKTYELLDKNFPTIDPKRPYALTEAEEEVLDRLTQAFVNCEKLQSHMHFLLSKGGLYKVYNNNLLYHGCIPLNEDGSFKSVKIYGRSYKGKALYEVLESYVRKGFYAIDEKERKRGKDMMWYIWLSENSPLFGKDKMATFERYFLAEKETHKEKKNPYYDFLENDKVVDRILKEFGLEHSFSHIINGHMPVKSKNGENPMKCGGKVFVIDGGFSRAYQKQTGIAGYTLIYNSYGMILSAHEPFESKESAIENETDIHSDTIVTEIVSKRQSVLDTDVGKELVEQIHDLEFLLEAYRSGRIAERL, encoded by the coding sequence ATGAAAGATTTAGAAGCACGTTATTTGGAGAGACTTTCTCAACTGTATCCGACCATTGCTAAGGCATCAACAGAGATTATTAACTTACAGGCAATTTTAAATTTGCCAAAAGGGACGGAACATTTTCTTACGGATATCCATGGGGAATATGAAGCATTTTCCCATGTTCTTAAGAATGGATCGGGAGCAGTTCGTAGAAAAATTGACGAAGTCTTCGGAAATACTATGAGTAGTAAGGATAAGAAGACCCTTGCTACTCTTATTTATTATCCAAGAGAGAAGATGGAGCTCATTAAGAAAAAAGAAGAAAATATGGAGGACTGGTATAAGATTACGTTGTATCGTCTGATTGAAATCTGCAAGCGGACTTCAAGTAAGTATTCCAGATCTAAAGTCAGAAAAGCTCTGCCTCCGGAATTTGCTTATGTCATTGAGGAATTGATTACAGAGAAAGCAGATGTTATGGATAAGGAGTCCTATTATAATTCTATTGTAGATACGATCATCCGGATCAAACGTTCCGAAGAGTTTATTGTGGCTTTGAGTGAATTGATCCAGAGACTTACTGTAGATCATTTGCATATTGTAGGAGATATTTATGATCGTGGGCCGGGACCACATATTATTATGGACAAGCTGATGGGTTATCATTCTATGGATATCCAATGGGGAAATCATGACGTGCTCTGGATGGGGGCGGCAGCAGGACAACAGGGCTGTGTTGCAAATGTTGTCCGCATCTGTGCAAGATATGCAAATCTGGAGATTTTGGAGGATGGCTATGGAATTAACCTCCTGCCGCTTGCTACATTTGCACTGAACACATATCGGGATGATCCATGCAGCTGCTTTGAACTGAAGGATGATCCGGACTATGATCCCAGCGAAACAATGCTGAACATGAAGATGCATAAGGCGATTTCTATTATCCAGTTTAAAATAGAAGGGCAGATTATCAAAAAAAATCCTGGATTTAAGCTGGAACACCGAAATCTTTTGCATCTGATTGATTATGAAAATGGTTTGATCGAGTTGGATGGAAAAACATATGAACTTCTGGATAAAAATTTCCCGACGATCGATCCAAAACGGCCATATGCATTGACAGAAGCCGAAGAAGAGGTGCTGGATCGTCTGACACAGGCATTTGTCAACTGCGAAAAATTACAGAGCCATATGCATTTCCTTTTAAGTAAAGGTGGATTATACAAAGTATACAATAACAACTTGTTGTATCACGGTTGTATTCCGCTGAATGAAGATGGAAGTTTTAAGTCAGTAAAAATATACGGGCGTTCTTACAAAGGAAAGGCACTTTATGAGGTGCTGGAAAGCTATGTGAGAAAGGGATTTTATGCCATTGACGAGAAAGAACGAAAGCGTGGGAAGGATATGATGTGGTATATCTGGCTCAGTGAGAATTCACCGCTGTTCGGTAAGGACAAGATGGCAACGTTTGAGCGATATTTCCTGGCAGAAAAAGAGACACACAAGGAGAAAAAGAATCCTTATTATGATTTTTTGGAAAATGATAAGGTGGTCGACCGTATTTTGAAAGAATTCGGACTAGAGCATTCCTTTAGTCATATCATCAATGGTCATATGCCGGTAAAATCCAAAAACGGAGAAAATCCGATGAAATGTGGAGGCAAAGTATTTGTTATCGATGGAGGATTTTCAAGAGCATATCAGAAACAGACCGGAATTGCAGGTTATACGCTGATCTATAATTCTTATGGTATGATTTTAAGTGCCCATGAGCCGTTTGAATCGAAAGAATCAGCAATTGAAAATGAAACAGATATTCATTCTGATACCATTGTGACAGAAATTGTATCAAAGCGCCAGTCTGTTTTAGACACGGATGTGGGAAAAGAACTGGTAGAACAGATCCATGATCTGGAATTTCTCCTGGAGGCATACAGAAGCGGCCGCATTGCAGAACGACTGTAA
- the dapB gene encoding 4-hydroxy-tetrahydrodipicolinate reductase, producing the protein MVRAIMHGCNGKMGRAITTLAKEDAEVEIVAGVDAYTEVANEYPVFDSIEKCDVEADVVIDFSNAKAVDGLLDYCVEKQIPVVLCTTGLSEEQLQEVEEASKKVAVLRSANMSLGINLLMQLLKEATKVLSPAGYDIEIVEKHHNQKLDAPSGTAIALADSINEAADGQYEYVYDRSQVRKKRDKKELGISAVRGGTIVGEHEVLFAGIDEVIEFKHTAYSRTVFGKGAVEAAKFLAGKEAGKYDMSDVILK; encoded by the coding sequence ATGGTACGTGCGATTATGCATGGCTGCAATGGCAAGATGGGACGTGCGATCACTACACTTGCAAAAGAAGATGCAGAGGTAGAGATTGTGGCAGGAGTGGATGCATATACGGAAGTTGCAAATGAATATCCAGTGTTCGATAGTATCGAAAAGTGTGATGTAGAAGCAGATGTTGTGATTGACTTTTCAAATGCAAAGGCAGTAGACGGACTTTTGGATTATTGCGTAGAAAAACAGATTCCTGTTGTTCTTTGCACAACAGGACTTTCAGAGGAACAGCTTCAGGAGGTAGAAGAAGCATCCAAGAAGGTAGCAGTTCTTCGTTCTGCTAATATGTCACTTGGAATCAATCTTTTGATGCAGCTTTTGAAAGAGGCGACAAAAGTATTGTCTCCGGCAGGTTATGATATTGAAATTGTTGAGAAGCATCACAACCAGAAATTGGATGCCCCAAGTGGAACTGCAATCGCTCTTGCAGATTCTATCAATGAGGCGGCAGATGGACAGTACGAGTATGTCTATGACAGAAGTCAGGTCAGAAAGAAACGTGATAAAAAAGAACTTGGAATATCAGCCGTGCGCGGAGGTACAATTGTTGGGGAACACGAAGTACTCTTTGCAGGAATAGATGAAGTGATTGAGTTCAAACATACAGCATACTCCAGAACTGTATTTGGAAAAGGTGCTGTAGAGGCTGCAAAATTCCTCGCCGGAAAAGAGGCAGGAAAATACGATATGTCAGACGTAATATTAAAATAA
- the dapA gene encoding 4-hydroxy-tetrahydrodipicolinate synthase yields MAIFTGAGVAIVTPFNDDEERSINYDKLDALLDYHCNNGTDCIVICGTTGESATMTEEEHMQCVKFAIDRVKGRIPVIAGTGSNCTRTAIDMSKEAADYGADGLLLVTPYYNKATQAGLIAHYEAVAKEAKAPIIMYSVASRTGCNIEPATVAELVKNVDNIVGVKEASGNISQVAKIMSLTDGNIDLYSGNDDQIVPLLSLGAKGVISVLSNVAPKETHDICAKFFEGDVKGSLDLQLKAIPLIEKLFCEVNPIPVKKAMELMGKDCGPLRMPLTELSPEHTKALAQAMKGFGIELA; encoded by the coding sequence ATGGCTATATTTACTGGAGCTGGAGTGGCAATTGTCACACCATTTAATGATGATGAAGAAAGAAGTATTAATTATGATAAGTTAGATGCACTGCTTGATTACCACTGTAATAATGGAACAGATTGTATTGTAATCTGTGGAACAACTGGCGAGTCTGCAACAATGACAGAAGAAGAACATATGCAGTGCGTAAAGTTTGCAATTGACAGAGTGAAAGGCAGAATTCCAGTTATTGCAGGTACAGGTTCTAATTGTACACGTACAGCAATTGATATGTCTAAGGAGGCAGCAGATTATGGTGCAGACGGATTACTTCTTGTTACACCTTATTATAATAAGGCCACACAGGCAGGACTGATCGCACATTATGAAGCTGTAGCAAAAGAAGCGAAGGCACCAATTATTATGTATAGTGTTGCAAGTAGAACAGGCTGTAATATTGAGCCGGCAACTGTGGCAGAACTTGTAAAGAATGTTGACAATATTGTAGGTGTAAAAGAGGCATCTGGAAATATTTCCCAGGTTGCAAAGATCATGTCTCTGACAGATGGTAACATTGATCTGTACTCGGGAAATGATGATCAAATCGTACCATTACTTTCTCTGGGAGCAAAGGGAGTGATTTCGGTTCTTTCTAATGTAGCTCCAAAGGAGACGCATGATATCTGTGCGAAGTTTTTTGAGGGAGATGTGAAAGGAAGTCTGGATCTTCAGTTAAAAGCAATTCCGCTTATTGAGAAGCTTTTCTGTGAAGTAAATCCGATTCCTGTTAAGAAAGCAATGGAACTTATGGGAAAAGACTGCGGACCGCTTCGCATGCCATTAACTGAACTTTCACCAGAACACACAAAAGCACTTGCACAGGCCATGAAGGGTTTTGGAATTGAGCTGGCATAG
- a CDS encoding single-stranded DNA-binding protein — translation MSDKIIENNQVTIMGEIVSDFTFSHEVFGEGFYMVEVKVKRLSNSEDRIPLMISERLIDVTRDYTGEYIMVNGQFRSYNRHEEQKNRLVLSVFVRELEFIDEELDGAKTNSIFLDGYICKLPVYRKTPLGREIADLLLAVNRPYGKSDYIPCICWGRNARYASAFEVGEHVQIIGRIQSRTYIKKLSDTLTEERTAYEVSVSKLECVEI, via the coding sequence ATGTCAGATAAGATTATTGAAAATAACCAGGTGACGATTATGGGAGAGATTGTTTCAGATTTTACTTTCAGCCATGAGGTATTCGGGGAAGGATTTTATATGGTAGAGGTAAAGGTGAAGCGTCTGAGCAACTCGGAAGACCGGATTCCACTGATGATTTCGGAGCGTCTGATTGATGTGACAAGAGATTATACAGGTGAGTATATTATGGTGAATGGTCAGTTCCGGTCTTATAACAGACATGAAGAGCAAAAAAATCGGCTTGTATTATCTGTATTTGTAAGAGAGTTGGAGTTTATTGATGAAGAACTGGATGGAGCGAAGACGAATAGCATTTTCCTGGACGGCTATATCTGTAAACTTCCGGTCTATCGGAAAACTCCACTTGGGAGAGAAATCGCTGACCTTTTGCTGGCGGTGAACAGACCATATGGAAAATCAGATTACATACCATGTATCTGCTGGGGAAGAAATGCAAGATATGCTTCTGCATTTGAAGTAGGAGAGCATGTTCAGATCATAGGCAGAATACAGAGTCGTACTTATATAAAGAAGTTATCGGATACGCTGACGGAAGAGAGAACCGCGTATGAGGTATCTGTAAGTAAACTGGAATGTGTGGAAATATAA